The window ACCTCGGCGGTCGCCAACATCCTGACCGAGGAAGACATCAAGCGCTCGGGCGACTCGGAGATCGGCGAGGCCCTGGCCCGCGTCACCGGCCTGTCCATCGTCGGTGACGGCTATGTCTATGTACGCGGTCTCGGCGACCGCTATTCCAGCATTGTGCTGGACGGCTCGACCCTGCCCAGCCCCGAGCCGCTGAAGCGGGTGGTGCCGCTGGATCTGTTCCCCACCTCGCTGGTGTCCAACGCCCAGATCCAGAAGACCTATTCAGCCCAGTATCCGGGCGAGTTCGGCGGCGGCCTGATCGCCCTGTCGACGCGCGCCATTCCCAATGAACGCTTCCTGTCCTTCGGCGCCTCGATCAGCGCCGAGACGGAGACGACCGGCAAGGAAGGCCTCTACTGGGACGCCGGCGGCAAGCTGTCGAACATCGGCATCGCCGACAACAGTCTGAACCTGCCCAAGTTCATCGCCATCGACCCCTCGCTGAAGTCCTTCGCCAACAACCCTGCCATGCTGCAGGCGGCGGGCCGTTCGCTGCGCAACATCTGGTCGATCGACGGCGACAAGAATCTGCCGGACTTCGGTTTCAACCTGTCGGGCGCGGAGATCATCGACCTGTCCAACGGCGTCCGTCTGGGCGGCTTCGTCGCCGTGGACTATGACTATCAGGTCCGCAACCGCGAAGGCGTGCGCAACTCCTTCGAGGTCAACGGCGGCGTAAACGACCAGATCAGCCCCGAGGCCTGCGCCGGCGCCGGCGGCCTGTCGAACGCTGTGGGTTGCGGCTTCCGCCGCACCGAACAGGAATACGCCCTCAACGCCCTGGGCGCCTTCGGTATCGAGTTCAACGAGAACCACGAGCTGAAGCTGACCACCCTGCTGCTGCGCAAGACGCGCCAGCAGGCCCTGATCGAGCGCGGCCTGTTCTCGGCCGACCCCGGCCTGATCCGCAGCTTCCAGCGCCTGAACTGGATCGAGCAGCAGATGAACTCGAACCAGCTGTCGGGCCGTCACGTCTTCATGCTGCCGATGGCGCTGGATCGGCTGCAGATCGACTGGCGCGCGGCCTATTCGACCGCCACGCGCGACACCCCCTATCGCCGTGAATATTCCTATCGTCTGGAGCCGGACAACGTCTTCCGTCTGACGCCGGGGTCGGATTCCAACCGCACCTTCTTCAGCGCCCTGGAAGACGAGAACAAGGAGTTCGGCCTCGACTTCACCCTGAACGGCATGATCGCCGATCGCGAGATCACCCTGAAGGCCGGCGGCCTGCATCAGGAGCGAGAGCGCGACTTCGCCAGCCGCCGCTACTCCTTCCAGCCCGCGGCGGGCGTGATCATTTCGCCCGAACTGCGCAGCTTCGTGCCGGAGATCATCTTCAGCCCGGACAATATCGGCGGCAACGCCGGTTACACCCTGCGCGACATCACCGATCCGTCGGACTTCTTCGACGCGACCATGGAGATCAACGCGGCCTACGCCTCGGCCGAGGTCGAAGTCATCAAGGACCTGCGCGTCACGGCGGGCGTTCGCTACGAGGACTCCGAGCAGCAGGTGAACAGCTTCATTCCGCTGGGCGAGACTGGCGCGGGCGATCCCATCAACGCCAACCTGGCCCAGGACTTCTGGTTGCCGACGGCGACGGCGACCTGGGAGTTCGCCGACAATATGCAGCTGCGCTTCGGCTACTCGAAGACGATCAACCGTCCCGACCTGCGCGAACTGGCCAACGCCCTGTTCCTGGACGACGATTCCAACACGCTTGAGCGCGGTAATCCGAACCTGAAGATCGCTGAGATCCAGAACTACGACCTGCGCTGGGAATGGTACTTCGGCCAGCGTCAGTCGGCCACCATCGGCCTGTTCTACAAGTCCTTCGACAACCCGATCGAGCGTACCTATCAGCCGATCGGCGAAGGCTTCGGCCGTTCGTTCCAGAACGCCCAGGAAGCCACGCTGAAGGGTGTCGAGGCCGAGATCGACTACACCCTGCCGATGGACGTCTGGGCCCCGAACCTGACCTGGTTCCAGGACAACGAGGTCTTCGTCGTCGCCAACGTCACCTGGTCGGATTCCGAAGTGAAGGACGCGGCCTATACTCGCGCTCTGCAAGGTCAGTCGGAATGGTTGGGCAATCTGCAGCTCGGCTTCGAGAACACCACGGCCCGCCGCCGCGCCACCTTGCTGGTCAACTATCAGGGCGAGCGGATTTCGGACGCCGGCATCATCACCGGCTCGACCCGTCTGCCGGACGTGATCGAAACCCCGCCGATCCTGCTGGATCTGGTCGCCAGCCAGACCTTCACGGTCGGCGGTCGCGATTATGATCTCGGCGCCAAGGTCGAAAACATCCTGGGCGAGGAGTATGAGCGCAGCCAGTCCTTCGCCAACGGCGGCAAGGGCGTGGTCGAGGGCTACAAGCTGGGCACCACCTTCTCGCTCAGCCTGTCCACGACCTTCTGATCCGCATACGGCGGCGTTGTCACGACAACGTCTCAAGCCCGTCATCGTGGCGTGAGGCTCTGACCCCGGCTGCTGGAGTAAGCAGCCGGGGTTCCCGTTTTCGGGGGTGTTCGGAGCGTCGGGCGTGATCGCACGGGTCGGGGAATGGGGGCGTCAGGCGCGCACGGTGATAGCCGCGCGGCCGGGGCGGATTCGTGCGGGCGTCGAGATCGCCTTGGTCGCCCTGCTGGCGGTGCAGGCCGGCCGTCTGGCCTGGATCTTCGTCTCGCCCGAGCCGGAAACGGCGGTCGCCGCCCGCGCCGAGGCCGCGCCCCTGGACGCCTCCATCTTCCAGCGTTTCGACGCCTTCTTCCGCACCGGCGACAAGAGCAGCCTGGCCGAGGCCGCCGGCGCTGACAGCGATTCCTTGCGCCTGTTCGGGGTGCGTGCGGGCGGCCCCGACGGCGGCTCGGCCATCATCGGCCTGCCCGACGGCCGCCAGGTCTCGGTCGGGGTGGGCGAGACCATTTCCGAGGGCCTGACCCTGGCCTCGGTGGGCGAGGACTTCGTCACCGTCTCGCGCGGCGGATCGGTCAGCCGACTGGTCTTCACCGAGACGCCCGCAGGCGCGGCCGCGCCGCCTCCGCCGCCCACAACCGCCCAGGTCATGACGCCGACCGGCGCGCCGGCCCCGGTCTCAGCTGCGGCCCCCGCCGCCGCGCCGACCGGGCCGGTGGTCGATCCGCAAAGGCTGATGGCTCAGGCCTCCTTGCGTCCGCGCATGGACGGGCTTCGCATCAAGGGCTTCACCCTGGCCGCGCGCGGCGATGGGGCGGCGTTGCGGGCGGCGGGGCTGCAATCCGGCGACGTCATCCTGGCCGTCAACGGGGCCGAACTGAACAGTCTGGAACGTCTGTCCGAACTGGGCGGCGACCTATCCGGCAGCAGCGCCGCCGAGATCCGCTTCGAGCGGAACGGCCGGGTGCAGACCACCACCATAAGGACCGGCCCGTGATGCGCCTTCACCGCTCTTTCGCCGCCGTCGCCCTGTCGGCCCTGATCGCCGTGCAAGGCCCGCTGCTGGCCTCGCCGGTTCTCGCCCAAGAGGGCGCGCGCCAGACCCTGAACGTCCAGGGCGCCGACATCCGCGCCTTCATCCAGGACGTGGCCCGGACCACGGGCCGCACCTTCATCGTCGATCCCGCCGTGACCGGAAACGTCACCGTGACCAGCCAGCGGGCGCTGAACCGCACCGAGCTGTTCGAGGTCTTCCTCTCGACGCTCCGCGCCAACGGCCTGGTGGTGACGCCGACCAGTTCCGGCGCCTATCGCATCAGCCCAGCCCAGGGCGCGGCGCAGGGACCGTCCACCGTGGGGTCTGAGCGCTTCTCGACCCAGGTCTTTCAGTTGCGCAATATCGACGCCGCCTCGGCCGCCGAGACCATCCGGCCTCTGGTGGGCGCCCAGGGGCAGGTCCTGGCCAACCCCAGCGGCAACAGCGTCGTGGTCGCCGACTTCGCTGACAACCTGAGCCGCATCCGCAGCCTGATTCAGCGCATCGACGTGGACCGGGCCGCCTTCGACGTAGTGACGCTGGAAAACTCTTCCGCCGCCGAGATCGCGGGCGTCCTGGCTCAGGTTCTGGCCCCGCCCGGCGGCCAGCCGGGGCAGGGGATGGTGTCGGTGACGCCTGTGGCCAGCTCCAACTCCGTCATCCTGCGCGGCGACCCCGCCGCCGTGGCGCGGGTGCGGCCTCTGGTCGAGGATCTGGACCGCCGCGCCCGCTCGGCGGACGACGTCAAGGTCGTCTTCCTGCAACACGCCAACGCCGAGCAGTTGCTGCCCGTGCTGCAACAGATCGTCGGCCAGCCGGTGACGGCTCCGGCTGCTGCGACGCCCGCCATTGTCCGTCCCGGAACCGGCGGCGGCGAGACCCCGGCGCCTCAGCCTGTTTCCGCTCCGGCCGCGCCGGCGCCCGGCCAGAAGGCCAGCATCGCCCGCTTCCCCGGCGCCAACGCCCTGGTCATCTCGGCGTCGGCCGACACCCAGCGGATGCTGGCCGAGGTCATCCGCCAGCTGGACAGCCGCCGTCAGCAGGTCCTGATCGAGGCCATCGTGGTCGAGCTGGGCGACACCGCCGTGCGCGAGCTGGGGGTGCAGTGGCTGCTGGCCGGATCGGACGGCAATCCCATCGGCCTGACCAACTATTCCGACCGCGCCGCGCCCCTGGTTCCGCTGGCGGGCGGGGCCGCCGCAGGTCAGCTGGACAAGGACGACCCGCTGCGCGAGCAGCTTCAGAACCTGGCCCTGAACAGCCTGCTGGGCGCCAACGGCTTCATCGGCGGGGGCGGCGGGCGCATCGGCTCGGACGGCCTGTTCGGCTTCATCATCAATGCGGCCAAGTCGGACGAGGGCTCCAACCTTCTCCAGACCCCGTCGCTGATGACGCTGGACAATGAGGAGGCCACCATCCTGGTCGGTCAGGAGGTGCCGATCACGACCGGCGAGGCTCTGCTGGACGGCAACTCCAACCCATTCCGCACGACCCAGCGTCAGGACATCGGGGTCAAGCTGATCGTCAAGCCGCAGATCAATGCGGGCGGCTCCATCACCCTGTTCCTGCGGCAGGAGGTGTCCAGCATCAACGGCGTCCTGACGCGCGGCGCGTCGGACCTGGTGCTGAACAAGCGTGAGCTGGAGACGACCCTGGTCGTGGACGACGGCGAGATCGCGGTCGCGGGCGGCCTGCTGGATCAGAATGACCGCCTGTCGATCGACAAGGTGCCGGGGCTGGGCGACGTGCCGGTGCTCGGCAACCTGTTCAAGTCGACCAGCCGCCAGCGCGGGCGCACCAATCTGATGGTCTTCATCCGCCCGACCATCGTCCGCACGCCGGGCGACGCTCAGCAACTGAGCGCCGACCGTTGGGGCTATATGCGCGGCGAGCAGCTGCGGTCGCAGCCGGGCGTCGAGCCCAGCCTGGACGAGATGCTGCGCGACTATATGCGGACACAGGCCCCGGTCGCGCCGCGCGCCATCGACAACCCGGCGCCGGGCGTGGCGGCCCCCGTGGGCGAGGTGACGATCAGCCCGCTGGCCCCCGCCGCCAACGCCGTCCCGCCACAGGGCTGAGGGCCATGATCACCCTGGTCAATCCGACCCTGCCCTATGGCTTCGCCAAACGGAACGGCGTCATCCTGCTGGACGCGGGCGACATCGCCGTGGTCGGCCTGCGCGACGGCGCCGACCCGCTGGCCCTGATCGAGACGCGCCGCGCCTTGGGGCGGCCCTTGCAGGTTCAGGCCATGGATCAGGCCGAGTTCGACCGCCGCCTGTCCGATGTCTATGCGGGCGACCTGAGCGCGGGCGATGAGCCCATGGACATGCCGTCGGGCCTCGACGGCCTGATCGAGGACCTGCCCGCCGCCGCCGACCTGCTGGACTCCGCCGACGACGCCCCGGTCATCCGCATGATCAACGGCATCATCGCCGAGGCCGTGCGCGCGGGCGCCTCGGACATCCATCTGGAGCCCTATGAGAGCGCCCTGATCGTGCGGATGCGGGTCGACGGGGTGCTGCGTGAAAGCCTCAGCCTGAACCCGCGCATCACGCCCCTGCTGGTGTCGCGCATCAAGGTCATGGCGCGGCTGGACATCGCCCAGAAGCGCGTGCCGCAGGATGGGCGCATCCCTCTGGCGCTCGGCGGCAAGACCCTGGACGTGCGCGTCTCGACCCTGCCGTCGCGGGCGGGCGAGCGGGTGGTGCTGCGGATTCTGGACAAGGATCAGGCGGGCCTGTCGCTGGACCAGCTGGGCATGGACGCCGAGGCGCACGACGCCTTCCGCACGGCCCTTCGCGAGCCGAACGGCGTCATCCTGGTCACCGGGCCGACCGGCTCGGGCAAGACGACCAGCCTCTACGCCGGTCTGTCGCTGCTCAATGACGCGACGCGCAACATCCTGACGGTCGAGGACCCGGTGGAATACGCCATCGACGGCGTCGGCCAGACTCAGGTCAATCCCAAGGTCGGCATGACCTTCGCGACGGGCCTGCGCGCCATCCTGCGCCAGGACCCGGACGTGGTCATGGTCGGCGAAATCCGCGACGTGGAGACGGCGGGCGTGGCCGTTCAGGCCTCGCTGACCGGGCATCTGGTCCTGTCCACCGTCCACACCAACGACGCCGCCGGGGCCGTGACGCGCCTGCGCGACATGGGGGTGGAGCCCTTCCTTCTGGCCTCGACCCTGCGGCTGATCGTGGCCCAGCGTCTGGTGCGGCGCCTGTGCGGGGAGTGCCGCCAGTCCGAGCCCGCCGACGCCGCCACCGCCCGCCTGTGCGGCGTGACCGAGGGCGCGACCGTCTGGCGGGCGCAGGGCTGCGGATCGTGCAACCACACCGGCTATGTCGGCCGCGTCGGCGTCTATGAGACGCTGAAGATCGACGACAAGGTCCGCCGCCTGATCGCCGCCGAGGCCGACGAGGAAGCCTTGATCAACGCCGCCTTCCCGCAGGGCGGAACTCTGTCGGATCGGGCGCGTGGCCTGGTGCTGGCGGGCGTCACCTCGGTTGAGGAGGCGGTGCGCGTCACCCGCCAGGAAACGCCCGAGGCGCATCCTTTGCCTGAGGCTGCGGCCTGATGCCCGCCTTCGACTACAGCGCCGTGGACGTTGCGGGCCGCACCGTCGCTGGCGTGCTGAGCGCGCCCGACGAGGCCGCCGCGCGCAAGACGCTGGAGCGCCGCCGCCTGATGCCCCTGTCGCTGAGCCGGGCCTCTGGCGCTGCTGCGACTGCGGAAAAGACCCCGCGCCGCAGCCGCAAGCTGTCGTCGCGCACCCTGGCCCTGACCACCCGCCAGCTGGCCACCCTGATCACCGTCGCCCCGGTGGACGAGGCCCTGCGCACCCTGATGCTGCAGGCCGAGAGGCCCGACGTGCGCCGCGTCCTGTCGGGCGTCCACGCCGGGGTGGTCGAGGGCCAGCGCCTGTCGGAAGCCATGGCCCGGCAGGGCGCGGCCTTTCCGCCCCTCTTTCGCGCCACCGTCGCGGCGGGCGAGGCGTCCGGCGCGCTCGGCCCCATTCTGGAGCGTCTGGCCGAGGGGCTGGAGCGCGACCAGCAGGTGCGCGGCAAGGTGATCACGGCCCTGGTCTATCCCGCCGTCCTGGCCCTGGTGGCTCTGGGCGTGGTGACGGCCCTGATGGTCTTCGTCGTGCCCAAGGTGGTGGATCAGTTCGACAGCATGAACCAGACCCTGCCCCTGCTGACGCGGGCGGTGATCGGGGTCTCGGACCTGATGCGCCACTGGGGCTGGTTGATCGCCCTGGTGCTAGCGGGCGGGATCGGCGGCTTCGTCGCCGGGATGAGGAATTCCGGCTTCCGCTTGGCGGTGGACCGGCGGATGCTGCGCCTGCCCGTCGTCGGGCGGCTGACGCGTGATCTGCACGGGGCGCGGATGGCGCGCACCCTGTCGACCATGATCGCGGCGGGCCTGCCGGTGCTGGAGGGGCTGACCATCACGGCCCGTACCGTGTCCAACCGGGCCCTGCGCGCCTCGACCGAGACCATGGCCGACGCCGTGCGCGAGGGCGGGGGCCTGTCCGCCGCCATGCGCCGCGCCGACGTCTTCCCGCCCATCCTGGTGCACATGACCGCGTCGGGCGAGGCCAGCGGTCGGCTGGAGCCGATGATGGAGCGCGCCGCCGACTATTTGGAACGCGAGTTCAGCGCCTTCACCGCCGTCATGCTCAGCTTCCTCGAGCCCGCGATCATCGTCGTCATGGGCGGCGTGGTCGCCCTGATCGTCCTGTCGATCCTTCTGCCCATCCTTCAGATCAACACCCTGGCGATGGGGTGAGACCGGAACCCGCCATGACCGAAATTCAGCCGCAACATTCCGCCGAGCCCGCCGCAACCGACAGCGCCTGCATCTGCGCTCAAGCAGCGAGCGACCGCGTCGCTCGCGATAGCGCCTCTTCGCGCAAAGCCCGTCAGGGCTTTACGCTCGTCGAGCTGATGGTCGTCATCGTCATCATCGGCCTGCTGGCCACGGTGGTGGCGATCAATGTCCTGCCGACCCAGGACAAGGCCATGATCGGCAAGGCGAGGGCCGACATCTCGACGCTGGAACAGGCCATTGAAACCTACCGCCTCGACAACCTGACCTTCCCTGACGCCCAGAGCGGCCTCAACGCCCTGACGTCGCCGCCCGCCGGTCTGGCCCGCCCCGAGCGCTATCGCGAGGGCGGCTATATCCGCCGCCTGCCGGAAGACCCCTGGGGCAACGCCTACCAGTACCGCCGCCCGTCCGCCCACGGCGGCCAGTTCGACGTCTTCTCCTTCGGCGCCGACGGCAAGGAAGGGGGCGAGGGCAATGACGCCGACATCGGCAACTGGCAGAGCTGAGGCGTTCGCCGCAACCCTATTGTCGCGCGCACGCAATCTCGCTCATGCAGCGAGCCGCCGCGCGACGAGCGATAGCGAAAAAGGCCAAGGTGGAGCCCGTCAGGGCTTCACCTTGGTTGAGCTGCTGATGGTCGTCGCCATCATGGGCCTGGCCGCCGCCGCCGTGGTGCTGGCCGTGCCGGACCCGCGCCCGCCCGTCGGCGACGAGGCCGAGCGCTTCGCCGCGCGGCTGGTCCGGGCGCGCGAGGAGGCCCTGCTGACCAATCGCGCCGTCGCGGTGGAGGCGACGACGACGGGCTATGCCTTTTCCAGCTTCGACGGCGTGCAGTGGTCGCCCCTGACGGACGGCCCGTTCGGAGAGGAACGCTGGGCCGAGGACACCGCCGCGCGGCCCGAGGGCCTGCCTGCGGATGCGCCCCTGCGCGTGGTCTTCGACCCGACCGGAGTAGCCGAAGCGGCGTCGCTCACCCTGTCGCGCGGCCCCCGCGCCGTGACCGTCGCCGTCGACGCGGCGGGCGAGGTGAAGGTCGATGGCTAGGCGATCCGGCTTCACTCTGATTGAGCTTCTGGTGGCGCTGGCGGTGTTCGCCCTGGCGGCTCTGGCCCTGCTGAACCTCGGCGGCGAGAACACGCGCTCGGCCGCGCGCGCCGAGACGCGGACCCTGGGCGGGATCGTGGCCGAGAACCTGGCGGTCGAAGCCATGACGGCCCAACCCGCACCGGCTCCGGGCGACAGCGACGGGAGCGAAGCCCTGGCCGGCCGCGACTGGCGCTGGACCCGCTCGGTTTCGGCCACCGACGACCCCGACATCCTGCGTATCGACATCCGCGTCTCCGATGACGAGGGGCAGGCGGCCGAGCGCGTCCTGTTCCGGGCGGTCGGGTCATGAAATCCCGTTCCGGCTTCACCCTGATCGAGGTGATGATCGCCCTGCTGATCTTCGCCCTGCTGGCGGCGGCGGGGGTGCTGGTGCTGAGCCAGAGCATCGACAACCGCTTCGTGGTCAAGGCTTCGACCGACCGCACCGCCGAGCTGCAGCGCCTGCGCGCGACCTTGCGCGCCGATCTGGGCCAGGCCGCGCCACGCCGCGTGCGCGCCGCCAACGGCCAGCCCGCGACCTCGCCCATCCTGGCCGCCGAGGCGCCCGGCGATCCCCTGCTGGTCCTGGTCCGCGCCGGGTGGAGCAACCCGGACGGCCGCCCGCGCGCCTCGCTGCAACGGGTCGAGTACCGGCTGGTCGAGGACCGGCTGGAACGAAGGATCTATCCCTATCTGGACGGCGCGCGGCCCGGCCCGCCGCAGGTGCTGTATCAAGGGGTTAGCGCGCCGACGCTGGCCTTCATCAGCGACGGCGCCGAGACGCCCCGCTTCCTGCCGTCGCCGGACCGGCCGCTGCCGGACGCGGTGCGGCTGGACCTGACGCTGGAGGGCTACGGCCCGGTGCGCCAGCTGTTCGTCGTCGGGGGCGGCCGATGAGGGCGCGTCTGAAGGATCTGCCCAGAGACAGGGAAGGCATGGCCCTGCTGACCGTTCTGCTGCTGGTGGCGGTGATGGCGGCGGTGGCGGTGCTGGTGCTGGACGACATCCGCTTCTCGGTGCGCCGGACGATGAACGCGGAAACCCAGAGTCAGGCCCAGTGGTATGCGGCGGGGGCCGAAGCCCTGGCGCGGCGTCAGATCAACCGCCTGCGCGACCTTGATCCGGTGAAGACGCCGATCCAGCCCGACTGGAACGGTCGGGTCCTCAGCTTCCCGGTGGAGGACGGGACCATCACCGCTCGCCTCAGCGACGGTCAGGCCTGTTTCAATCTGAACAGCGTGGTCGAGGGCCAGCTGGAGGTCTATGTCGCCCGACCTCTGGGCCTTCAGCAGTTCGTCGCCCTGGGCCGTGCCCTGAACCTGCCCGAGGGAC of the Brevundimonas pondensis genome contains:
- a CDS encoding TonB-dependent receptor domain-containing protein; translation: MTPTRTIGLAGLLASTVLTAPAIAWAQDAAPSVPAPQDPEAVSTVEDIVVRGRFVPDVKRETSAVANILTEEDIKRSGDSEIGEALARVTGLSIVGDGYVYVRGLGDRYSSIVLDGSTLPSPEPLKRVVPLDLFPTSLVSNAQIQKTYSAQYPGEFGGGLIALSTRAIPNERFLSFGASISAETETTGKEGLYWDAGGKLSNIGIADNSLNLPKFIAIDPSLKSFANNPAMLQAAGRSLRNIWSIDGDKNLPDFGFNLSGAEIIDLSNGVRLGGFVAVDYDYQVRNREGVRNSFEVNGGVNDQISPEACAGAGGLSNAVGCGFRRTEQEYALNALGAFGIEFNENHELKLTTLLLRKTRQQALIERGLFSADPGLIRSFQRLNWIEQQMNSNQLSGRHVFMLPMALDRLQIDWRAAYSTATRDTPYRREYSYRLEPDNVFRLTPGSDSNRTFFSALEDENKEFGLDFTLNGMIADREITLKAGGLHQERERDFASRRYSFQPAAGVIISPELRSFVPEIIFSPDNIGGNAGYTLRDITDPSDFFDATMEINAAYASAEVEVIKDLRVTAGVRYEDSEQQVNSFIPLGETGAGDPINANLAQDFWLPTATATWEFADNMQLRFGYSKTINRPDLRELANALFLDDDSNTLERGNPNLKIAEIQNYDLRWEWYFGQRQSATIGLFYKSFDNPIERTYQPIGEGFGRSFQNAQEATLKGVEAEIDYTLPMDVWAPNLTWFQDNEVFVVANVTWSDSEVKDAAYTRALQGQSEWLGNLQLGFENTTARRRATLLVNYQGERISDAGIITGSTRLPDVIETPPILLDLVASQTFTVGGRDYDLGAKVENILGEEYERSQSFANGGKGVVEGYKLGTTFSLSLSTTF
- a CDS encoding type II secretion system protein N, whose amino-acid sequence is MIARVGEWGRQARTVIAARPGRIRAGVEIALVALLAVQAGRLAWIFVSPEPETAVAARAEAAPLDASIFQRFDAFFRTGDKSSLAEAAGADSDSLRLFGVRAGGPDGGSAIIGLPDGRQVSVGVGETISEGLTLASVGEDFVTVSRGGSVSRLVFTETPAGAAAPPPPPTTAQVMTPTGAPAPVSAAAPAAAPTGPVVDPQRLMAQASLRPRMDGLRIKGFTLAARGDGAALRAAGLQSGDVILAVNGAELNSLERLSELGGDLSGSSAAEIRFERNGRVQTTTIRTGP
- the gspD gene encoding type II secretion system secretin GspD, producing the protein MRLHRSFAAVALSALIAVQGPLLASPVLAQEGARQTLNVQGADIRAFIQDVARTTGRTFIVDPAVTGNVTVTSQRALNRTELFEVFLSTLRANGLVVTPTSSGAYRISPAQGAAQGPSTVGSERFSTQVFQLRNIDAASAAETIRPLVGAQGQVLANPSGNSVVVADFADNLSRIRSLIQRIDVDRAAFDVVTLENSSAAEIAGVLAQVLAPPGGQPGQGMVSVTPVASSNSVILRGDPAAVARVRPLVEDLDRRARSADDVKVVFLQHANAEQLLPVLQQIVGQPVTAPAAATPAIVRPGTGGGETPAPQPVSAPAAPAPGQKASIARFPGANALVISASADTQRMLAEVIRQLDSRRQQVLIEAIVVELGDTAVRELGVQWLLAGSDGNPIGLTNYSDRAAPLVPLAGGAAAGQLDKDDPLREQLQNLALNSLLGANGFIGGGGGRIGSDGLFGFIINAAKSDEGSNLLQTPSLMTLDNEEATILVGQEVPITTGEALLDGNSNPFRTTQRQDIGVKLIVKPQINAGGSITLFLRQEVSSINGVLTRGASDLVLNKRELETTLVVDDGEIAVAGGLLDQNDRLSIDKVPGLGDVPVLGNLFKSTSRQRGRTNLMVFIRPTIVRTPGDAQQLSADRWGYMRGEQLRSQPGVEPSLDEMLRDYMRTQAPVAPRAIDNPAPGVAAPVGEVTISPLAPAANAVPPQG
- the gspE gene encoding type II secretion system ATPase GspE, with the translated sequence MITLVNPTLPYGFAKRNGVILLDAGDIAVVGLRDGADPLALIETRRALGRPLQVQAMDQAEFDRRLSDVYAGDLSAGDEPMDMPSGLDGLIEDLPAAADLLDSADDAPVIRMINGIIAEAVRAGASDIHLEPYESALIVRMRVDGVLRESLSLNPRITPLLVSRIKVMARLDIAQKRVPQDGRIPLALGGKTLDVRVSTLPSRAGERVVLRILDKDQAGLSLDQLGMDAEAHDAFRTALREPNGVILVTGPTGSGKTTSLYAGLSLLNDATRNILTVEDPVEYAIDGVGQTQVNPKVGMTFATGLRAILRQDPDVVMVGEIRDVETAGVAVQASLTGHLVLSTVHTNDAAGAVTRLRDMGVEPFLLASTLRLIVAQRLVRRLCGECRQSEPADAATARLCGVTEGATVWRAQGCGSCNHTGYVGRVGVYETLKIDDKVRRLIAAEADEEALINAAFPQGGTLSDRARGLVLAGVTSVEEAVRVTRQETPEAHPLPEAAA
- the gspF gene encoding type II secretion system inner membrane protein GspF, whose product is MPAFDYSAVDVAGRTVAGVLSAPDEAAARKTLERRRLMPLSLSRASGAAATAEKTPRRSRKLSSRTLALTTRQLATLITVAPVDEALRTLMLQAERPDVRRVLSGVHAGVVEGQRLSEAMARQGAAFPPLFRATVAAGEASGALGPILERLAEGLERDQQVRGKVITALVYPAVLALVALGVVTALMVFVVPKVVDQFDSMNQTLPLLTRAVIGVSDLMRHWGWLIALVLAGGIGGFVAGMRNSGFRLAVDRRMLRLPVVGRLTRDLHGARMARTLSTMIAAGLPVLEGLTITARTVSNRALRASTETMADAVREGGGLSAAMRRADVFPPILVHMTASGEASGRLEPMMERAADYLEREFSAFTAVMLSFLEPAIIVVMGGVVALIVLSILLPILQINTLAMG
- the gspG gene encoding type II secretion system major pseudopilin GspG, giving the protein MTEIQPQHSAEPAATDSACICAQAASDRVARDSASSRKARQGFTLVELMVVIVIIGLLATVVAINVLPTQDKAMIGKARADISTLEQAIETYRLDNLTFPDAQSGLNALTSPPAGLARPERYREGGYIRRLPEDPWGNAYQYRRPSAHGGQFDVFSFGADGKEGGEGNDADIGNWQS
- a CDS encoding GspH/FimT family pseudopilin — protein: MVELLMVVAIMGLAAAAVVLAVPDPRPPVGDEAERFAARLVRAREEALLTNRAVAVEATTTGYAFSSFDGVQWSPLTDGPFGEERWAEDTAARPEGLPADAPLRVVFDPTGVAEAASLTLSRGPRAVTVAVDAAGEVKVDG
- the gspI gene encoding type II secretion system minor pseudopilin GspI codes for the protein MARRSGFTLIELLVALAVFALAALALLNLGGENTRSAARAETRTLGGIVAENLAVEAMTAQPAPAPGDSDGSEALAGRDWRWTRSVSATDDPDILRIDIRVSDDEGQAAERVLFRAVGS
- the gspJ gene encoding type II secretion system minor pseudopilin GspJ, with the translated sequence MKSRSGFTLIEVMIALLIFALLAAAGVLVLSQSIDNRFVVKASTDRTAELQRLRATLRADLGQAAPRRVRAANGQPATSPILAAEAPGDPLLVLVRAGWSNPDGRPRASLQRVEYRLVEDRLERRIYPYLDGARPGPPQVLYQGVSAPTLAFISDGAETPRFLPSPDRPLPDAVRLDLTLEGYGPVRQLFVVGGGR